The stretch of DNA acattactttgctttcattactcttttgttaccgttaccatcactatcatattactttgctactaaacactttgctgcagatactaagtttccaggtgtggttgaattgacaactcagctgctaatacttgagaatattctttggctccccttgtgttgaatcaataatttgggttgaatactctaccctcgaaagttgttacgatccgctatacttgtgggttatcagggccATCGTAGCACACGCGTGCCTAGCGAGCCCGGGCAAGTGCCCAGGGTCGCCAGGTGGTGCCTCCGCCACTGCAAGTGAGTGAGCCTAGTCGGTTGTGTATTACATACGCGAGAGAGAGTGTGGTTAGGCATCATTGAGTTGATTGATTTCGTCCTCCTCTGTATCCACCTCTgtaacttcttcttcttcttcttcttcttcttcttcttcttaccCAAGTTCCCCTCCGTGAATTCAAAATATTTGTATCGAATCTCAAGTCCCTAGGTTCGCCTATTGCAAGGATATGACATTTTGCCACCTAGTAAAAAAAAGGAGAACCGGGATTCCATCCCAAGTCTCCCGACTGGAGCTTGAAGTGCTAGTTAATGAGGTGGGTGAGTTGTGCATGAATATGTCACATTCACGCGTTGTAGCAAACAAGTTTCAAAAGCCAACACGTCGTTCATTAGGAGTATACCTGGCCATGGGCAGACCGGCCCAGATGGCCCGAGCCGAAAATCTTATGCCGGGCGGGCCTGATCATGCCATCGGGCTGGGCTCGGCCATTGAAAATTGAGCCCGCCGTGCAGGCCGGGCTGGGCTCGGGCTTGTGGAAAAGAAGATTTTAGCCATAGTCAGGTCGGGCCGACTAGGCCATGTCGGGTTTTTTCGGGCTTATGCCGAGCTTGGGACCGGTTTATTAGAGCTGACGACCGGGCCGTGCTCGGGCCTGGGTTTAAGCACCCGGCTTTTTTTTGGCCCGGGCCGGCCCGGCCTAACATATGGCCAGGTATAATTGAGAGGATGTGTAAATCAGATGTTCGCCAGATATCTATTTTTGAAAGAATATGAAAAGTTTCCTTGATGAAAAAATGTGTATGACTAAGGTTTTGTATTGTGGGGCCATAGTCACAGAGTCTAAAAAATTATTCTTTTCACGAGAAGAGTCCTAGCAGGATTCTAACAGAAGGTAAGATTTTCAGTTATAAACTCTTTGTTTATTTAGGAGATTTTCTAGCAAAGCGGATATCCCATTGTCCCTGCTGCTGCCTTCCCAAGCTGCTCCTGCCTGCGCCGCAAGAGCGGAGCCGCcgcccgccccgccccgccggcAACGATGGAGGCAAGACCAGATCTTGGTGAGTGCATGCTGCCTAATCCCTTCTTCTTCATCGAATCTGAGGTTTGGGGCCGTCAATCTCTGCGAATTTCTGATTCCACTGTCTCTGCTGGACCAGGGCCTGGACTGCTCATGCCGCCGGCGACCCCCGACAATGGCCGGCGGCCGCCGTTCGATTCCTCCACGGATGGCCCCTCCTCTTGCTCTGCTGCGGTCGCCCCCGCGTCGGCTGATTTGGGGGTGTTTGATAAGCACGGCTTCATCTACCTCAGGCCCCCCATTGGGGAACAGCCTCGATCTGTACCCGGCGCCACTGATGGCTGCGCAGCCACCGCGCAGACCTCCGATTCCTCCGACGAGATTGCGCCGCCAGGGGCTGGTTCCGCCACTGGCGCTGCCACTCCTATCCTCATCCCCACCCCGGAGAAAGAGGAGAGCACCCATTGGAGGCCAAGAAAGAAGTCCACCAAGGGGGTGCCTCGGCTGAAGGTGATGAAGGATAAACACCCCAAGCCCGCCCGCACCACGCCGGCCAAGCCTCACAAGACGCCGGCGAAAACAAAGGACGGCGGCGCTGGATCTGTTGGAGATGGCACTGATGATAAGCTATCGAAGCGCAAGTTAGACTTCGATCTGGAAGTCATTACGGGGAGTTTCGGCAGGGCCAAGCTGATGGCCAATCTGAGGCTCCTTGCAGAGGTTAACAATATTTCAAGTGGGACGAAGACGAAGAAAAAGAAAGCAAGTGGTGACTGGGCTGTCGTTCCTTACCAGAATGCTGCTCCGACTGATGCATCATGCTCTGCTTTGGTCCCATTTGGGGGTTTGGGTCCCCATGGAAATCACTCGAATCAAGTGCGGCCCAAGGTGCTAGGCCTCGATGTTGAGACATTGCGAGTGTGTGGCGTTCTGACCAAGTGGGAAGAGATTGACAGTGAAAGTTTCGAAGGGGTTGATATCGGCAGCGGGCCTGGATGGGCTAAAACTCGGCGGGATTATAAAAAGCTTGTGGATTCGTTTATTGCGACCATAAAGGATTTATTCGGTAATGATCCTGGCTCATTCTCTTCTCTCTGTCTTCATTTCTGCAGCGTGCAATAAGGAAAAGAAGATGACATATTAAGTGAAATGCACTTCCATGCCAAAGTGGAAAATAAATACATGAAAAGTAAGAAGCGTAGCATTGCCTTTGATAAAACCTGAAGCTTTTCTCACAAAGAATAAAAAACTTGAAGTTTTGAAAACTCCTACAGACATATCAGGTGAGTCAGGTCAGCCATTAGTCACATGATGTCTTCTGTGGAGAAACAATTTAATCGATAGTTTATTAGTGTCTATACATTGGGTAGTTCAATGGAGAAACAAAAATAATCTGGCATTAGGTATTTGATAGTGGCACTTGGTTCCAGTTTTTCTCTCATGCAGGCGAAAGCGTAGGACTTTGAACAATGTTGTACCTGTTGCTAATTAGTACCGAGTTCCAAAAAAAAAACAGGTGAAAATGAATATTTCGTGATATATAATGAGCAGTATAGCCCTTGCATCCACAGTAAACATGTGGATGATGGATCAAATAAGTTTTTTACAACCCTCTGCTTATATATGAAATACACAAGTTCACATTGGATTCTAAGTTTTGAACTGCTTTTGTGTCAGGTCCCAGAGAATATTCTCGATGGGGAGGATCCGTAATTGATTCTGTGGTTGGTACTTTCCTGACACAAAATGTTGCTGACCATTTATCAAGGTAATATAGTAGAGAATGTGGTCTTTGCTTGCATGCTTGTGCTGGCACTGATAAACATTTTTTGAACATCATATGCACTTTTGATTACTAATTGTTTTTGTATGAACATACAGCAATGCTTTTATGATCCTGGCAGCAAAATTTCCTATGAATAAGAGGAAGGGTAATGCTGAAGAATGTTCATATGTACCTCTGTCAACAGTTGACATCAAAGAAAACTTGAATTTGACTAAAGCACCTGATGCTGGTGATTCTACCAATTCAGTTTTTACCAATCCCATTGATTGCGAGGAAGTTGGTTATGGTGAGGAGGTAAAAGGAAACTATGGTCAAGACTACAATACAATTATGGAGAAGTTCCTAGCTATTATAAAAGAGAAAGACATCTCTACTTGGGAGAAGGATGATCTTTTGAACTTAGTCAAGGATAAATCTGGAAAACCAATATGCACTGAAAACACCTTAAGAAAGTTCATAGCCACGCTGCGGGTGGAAGATACTGCTCACTGGGATAAGTTACGGGATGAAGCATATAGAAAAGGATATGATAACGGAAGCAAAACTAGAataactgacaaagtaaactgggaaGCTGTACAGCAGGCCTCATTTGTTGACGTTGCAAAGTGCATTGCAGGCAGGGGACAACATTACCTTCTGGCATTGCGGATACAGGTATGTGATCACGGGATACACTGTCTTACTTAACTCTATAATACGGCCCCAACATTTCTGTACCAAGAATGTGTTTCTAAATACCTTCCTCCTGAAAAAAATGAATGTTCTCATCTTTTGTACTCCCTCCTATCCATAATAACTGTCGCAGTTTTGAACTAAGGTTGAACTAACCTTGGTTCAAAACtgtgacacttattttggatcggagggagtaacAAAATCTATGTAAGCAGACTTTCATATATTTTGTAGTGTCAAAAAacatcttacattatgggacggagggagtagtcaGTAATATGTTTGATTACCAAGTTGTTTGTTGTTCTGTAACATCTACTTTGGAATATTGAAATTTTCGGCTCGGCTAAGAAGAAAATGATGGAAGTATGAACTGTCAGCTACATTGGAATTCTTTATTTTCCATGCAATTGATGTATTGTCCGATTCACGCAATCACTACTtgtatagtactccctccgtcccataatgtaagacgttttttcaCACTATTTTTAACAGCGGTTTTGAGTGAAACATCATTTTATTATTTGACTAATATCCATACTCCCATCACTAGTAACATATTTTGACCGAATCACGCAATCACTACTTGTATAGCATTTTTTTAACAGCAGTTTTGAGTGAACCATCATTTTATTATTTAACTAATATTCATATTCCCACCACTAGCAACATATTTCTtcaatttttgttttctgcattttACGGAAGAGCTGAAAGTATTATTTGACCTTCTACAGGCATTTCTCACGCGCATAAAGAAAGATCATGGAAGCTTTGACCTGGATTGGCTTAGATGTCTACCACGAGAAAGCGCAAAGTATGGCCATATATTTCACAAAACATATGCTGCAGTTAGTTACATCACCATTTTAGTGTTCTTTGTTTTAATGGTGCTGAACTATCAAGAAATAGCTACATAACGATATTGTCCCTATTTTTAGATGTTCAATTTTCTTGCATTTATAAATAAATATAACCATGCAGCAATTTACTCTCAGAAACTTTAGTAGACTTGTGGTAGGGAACTGCTAGCAGGCTGGATAAAATAAGAAACTAATATTTGTTCAGAGCTACATAAAATCTGCATGCTCAGTGGAATTATATCACTCATATCTTGTTTTTTTTCTGGGCATTAGAAAATACCTACTCAGCATAAATGGACTTGGAGCTAAAAGTGTCGACTGCATACGTCTTTTGTCACTGGAGCATAAAGCATTCCCAGTAAGTTATTTTTTGTTTCTTAAAAACAAACCAAATCCTGTCAGGTGAATGCATTTTAAATCAAAGCTGTGATCGCACTCCACTCCTTCCAGGTTGATGTCAACGTAGCTCGCATAGTCACAAGGCTACAATGGGTTGAACTGCAATGCTGTTCTGAGGAGTTTCATTCGGTTGACCTGTAAGATTTTTTGCACCTGAATATGTGAATAACTATGATTGACAACCCTGTTCTTATGCCTACTTTCCTTTCTTGAAGATATCCACTCATGCAGGATGTGCAGAGTTACTTATGGCCTCGACTATGTACTATTGACAAAGAAAAATTGTAAGTCCTGATCATTCGAAATGTATCGACATTCTTTTTGTAACTTCTAGATTTTAGTAGACACATCTGACGAATATGTAAAATAATAGGTATGAACTACACTGTCTCATGATAACTTTTGGAAAGGTATTTGCTATCACAAAAGTGATTAATAAAATTTATGATAGTTTAGCTACAAATGTTTTATGGTGGATGCTTCCATTATGCAGGTAATTTGCACAAAAGTAGATCCAAATTGCAATGCTTGCCCATTCCGTGGGGACTGCAGGTACTACAAAAGTAAACTTACCAGGTATGTTCACATGTTGCAAAGTTATTTACTTGAGCTTATTTCAGCAACACACCGAGATATTGTTATTATGGTACGTAGTGAACTCTTGCAACCACAACAACTAAGCCTTTAGTCCCAatcaagttggggtaggctagagctGAAATCCTTAAGATCTTGAAACCAACTCATGGTTCTGGCACGTGGATACTAACTCGCACCCCTGTCCAtggctagttctttggtgatatTCCAGTCCTTCAGATCCCTGTTtgcggactcctcccatgtcaagtTTTGTCTACCATTTTTTGCGGATGTTGTTTAAATTTGAGTAGCTGCCATTGAACTAGGTAGTATTGTGACATAGGTGTTTATGTAGCTAACTATTATTGATATTCAAGTGCTATGTCTTTAACAAAGGATTGGCAATTACTCGTGAAGTAAAACCTTTTAGAAGGTGAAATATACAAATATGAGTACTCATATAAGATTTGTATCTTTCTTGTAGAGACGATATTTGCATGGTGAACTTTTTATTTCATTGATTTGGACTAATTTTAGAGTGAAGCACGGAACAATAACATTTGCTTGTTATCAGACCATTACTTCCTCCTGCAGAGGAGCATGCGCGTGGTGGTGAAGAGAAAACAAGTATGGTTACTTCTGCAAGACTGTTGTCAAGTGGTAGCTGCATGCCAAGTCCGCAAGTGTGTCATCATCAAATCGAAGAAAGCAGGAGTGCTGGCAGACAACCCTCCCGTAGCTGTGAGCCCATTATTGAGGTGCCACCAAGTCCCGAATATGAATATGAAGCACTTGATGAGCAAGAATATCCCAATGAAGATGATCTTGTTGATATTGAAGATATTATGTCAGGAGTACACTACGACATTGAAATAAATCTGTGTTCAAACAAGCCTATGGTGAGTAATTGCTCTTGGACACCAAATCGTGGAAAAGATTTGGTGTTGAGCAATTCACAACATACAAGCAGAAAATTGAAACACATAGGGCGTCTTAGGACAGAGCACCTTGCGTACGTATAACATACTTTCCTGATATATTGAGATTTTGTCCTGAGAAATCAGCAGCACCGCACTAAGATTACATGCTTGCTATTACAGGTTTGTGCTCCCAGACGATCATTTATACTTGGATGAGGTATGTTTTATGCCATGACGATGCCTTAACTTTGTACTACAATTATGAGGATGTTTTACTTTACAATGACATGGACTAATAATTTTGACTGAATTTTGCGTCTTCCAGTTTGAAAAACGAGTTCCAGAAGATCCATCTCCTTATCTCCTGGTTCGTCATGGCAATAAAGGCACAATTCTTGTGAGTAACCACTTGCTCAGAGTGTACTTTACTTCTGTAAaatattatgtaaacttgatgtAAAACCACGACAAGAATtatggaaaggagggagtattaTTTTTCTCAAggaacaagagagagagagagtcaaAAGTAAGTCAATAGATTAGGAGCATTGAGGTATGCAACTATGCATGAAGCAAAGTTGATACAACTAGCTAGAAATTACCTAAATCTTCCAATTCAGCTACTTTGCTGATCTTTAAGGGGCAATTCATAGTATATGATTCGGTTAGCTTTTGATGACGGTGACCAAAAAGTTATCCAAGTTGGAACCTATAGTTAACCAATTTTTGTTCTGTTTGTGTTACCATCCACCTTTATTAACAGAAGGCTGGGTAAATTCAATTGTCGAGATCTGTAAGAAACTAAAACGAGAGGTTCAGTCAGTTCAAATTATTTAGTTTCATTACTTCCGTGCATCAACCATCTCATACTAAAAGCCGAGGAAAGGTGGGAAATATACAAATCACTCTCTCCAGCCCCAAGAGGTGGAACAAAAGTGGgctaattattattattattttgaaaTTTTGCCCAATTGTGTTGGCTCTAATACTTTATTGAGTTCTATGGATTATCAAGTTTTCTTAGAGATGCATATATTGGACACAGCTAATTCCTGTTCAACTGCACTGCACGGTCACTTCTTACAACCTCCAACACTGTTGGAAGGGGCCTGTCGGAACAGTCGCCGCGGCCGATGCTGCGACCCACCGGCCAGCATTGCTCTAACTACCGGCTTCCCAGCCCATGGCGATCCAAATGTAGCACAATCTGAAATTCACTGCAACCTCTAATAAATTCTTGTCAGGCTTCTTTTTTGGCATTTGTATGAACTTATCGACAACCCTCATTATCTGAGAACAATGTTTTTTGCACTGTTATATTGTACTATTAAGGTATGCTCACTTTATAATGATTGTCATGTGGATTAATTTGGTTGTAATTATATGCGTCTCTCTGTGCCCTGCACCATGTAATTACAGTGCTTAGATTTGACCCGAATCAGACCTATGATATGAACCCTCCAGCAGATATTACAATGAGTAAACAAATTATCcttatttttgattggtgcataCATGAACAAGCAGATACCCTGTCGAACAGCATCCAGAGGAAACTTTCCGTTGAACGGTACCTACTTTCAGGATCATGAGGTACGCAGACTCTGCTTGTTCTTGCGCTGTTAATTTCTGACAATCCTAGACCAAATTGTCTAGAGGCTAACTTTGTCAACTAAACCCCGTTATAGGTCTTTGCAGATGACTCGTCTAGCCGTCTTCCAATAGATATCGATGAACTTTTTCTTGAGGGACTGGAGAAGTGCATTGTATATTTTGGCTCATCAATACACTCTATTACTAAAGGTAGCTTACCATTGAACTGTAAATGTGTGGAAATGTTACTGTTGAGTGATATTAACTGGCGTACTAATCAATCTCAGGTCAAACAAGACAAGACATTGAAGACTGCTACAAGAAAGGTAAAGAGTGCTTGCCATTTTCTTCTCTTCTTCGTTAGTTTATTTGTCACTTGATGGGCTAAGGATCTTCGGATATTGAAAAGGATGGACACTTTTGCTCTCATAAAATGCCTAACATGGACCATTGTGAGAAAAAAAAATCCTGCAAAAGCACAAGTGAAATGAGCGCCCCACTGACAGTTTTGGGGATGAAAGTTGCTCTGCAGAAGTAAAGAAGCTGAGATGCGAGGCAGTATAAATTTGCTAATAGACTAGCTTTGAAAGATCATTTGTGAATCACCCGCTACCCACAAATTAAGCTGCGATGCGATAGGTGACGCTTTTTCCTCATGCGATCGTATT from Triticum urartu cultivar G1812 chromosome 3, Tu2.1, whole genome shotgun sequence encodes:
- the LOC125542342 gene encoding transcriptional activator DEMETER-like isoform X2 translates to MEARPDLGPGLLMPPATPDNGRRPPFDSSTDGPSSCSAAVAPASADLGVFDKHGFIYLRPPIGEQPRSVPGATDGCAATAQTSDSSDEIAPPGAGSATGAATPILIPTPEKEESTHWRPRKKSTKGVPRLKVMKDKHPKPARTTPAKPHKTPAKTKDGGAGSVGDGTDDKLSKRKLDFDLEVITGSFGRAKLMANLRLLAEVNNISSGTKTKKKKASGDWAVVPYQNAAPTDASCSALVPFGGLGPHGNHSNQVRPKVLGLDVETLRVCGVLTKWEEIDSESFEGVDIGSGPGWAKTRRDYKKLVDSFIATIKDLFGPREYSRWGGSVIDSVVGTFLTQNVADHLSSNAFMILAAKFPMNKRKGNAEECSYVPLSTVDIKENLNLTKAPDAGDSTNSVFTNPIDCEEVGYGEEVKGNYGQDYNTIMEKFLAIIKEKDISTWEKDDLLNLVKDKSGKPICTENTLRKFIATLRVEDTAHWDKLRDEAYRKGYDNGSKTRITDKVNWEAVQQASFVDVAKCIAGRGQHYLLALRIQAFLTRIKKDHGSFDLDWLRCLPRESAKKYLLSINGLGAKSVDCIRLLSLEHKAFPVDVNVARIVTRLQWVELQCCSEEFHSVDLYPLMQDVQSYLWPRLCTIDKEKLYELHCLMITFGKVICTKVDPNCNACPFRGDCRYYKSKLTRPLLPPAEEHARGGEEKTSMVTSARLLSSGSCMPSPQVCHHQIEESRSAGRQPSRSCEPIIEVPPSPEYEYEALDEQEYPNEDDLVDIEDIMSGVHYDIEINLCSNKPMVSNCSWTPNRGKDLVLSNSQHTSRKLKHIGRLRTEHLAFVLPDDHLYLDEFEKRVPEDPSPYLLVRHGNKGTILLIPVQLHCTVTSYNLQHCWKGPVGTVAAADAATHRPALL
- the LOC125542342 gene encoding transcriptional activator DEMETER-like isoform X1; the protein is MEARPDLGPGLLMPPATPDNGRRPPFDSSTDGPSSCSAAVAPASADLGVFDKHGFIYLRPPIGEQPRSVPGATDGCAATAQTSDSSDEIAPPGAGSATGAATPILIPTPEKEESTHWRPRKKSTKGVPRLKVMKDKHPKPARTTPAKPHKTPAKTKDGGAGSVGDGTDDKLSKRKLDFDLEVITGSFGRAKLMANLRLLAEVNNISSGTKTKKKKASGDWAVVPYQNAAPTDASCSALVPFGGLGPHGNHSNQVRPKVLGLDVETLRVCGVLTKWEEIDSESFEGVDIGSGPGWAKTRRDYKKLVDSFIATIKDLFGPREYSRWGGSVIDSVVGTFLTQNVADHLSSNAFMILAAKFPMNKRKGNAEECSYVPLSTVDIKENLNLTKAPDAGDSTNSVFTNPIDCEEVGYGEEVKGNYGQDYNTIMEKFLAIIKEKDISTWEKDDLLNLVKDKSGKPICTENTLRKFIATLRVEDTAHWDKLRDEAYRKGYDNGSKTRITDKVNWEAVQQASFVDVAKCIAGRGQHYLLALRIQAFLTRIKKDHGSFDLDWLRCLPRESAKKYLLSINGLGAKSVDCIRLLSLEHKAFPVDVNVARIVTRLQWVELQCCSEEFHSVDLYPLMQDVQSYLWPRLCTIDKEKLYELHCLMITFGKVICTKVDPNCNACPFRGDCRYYKSKLTRPLLPPAEEHARGGEEKTSMVTSARLLSSGSCMPSPQVCHHQIEESRSAGRQPSRSCEPIIEVPPSPEYEYEALDEQEYPNEDDLVDIEDIMSGVHYDIEINLCSNKPMVSNCSWTPNRGKDLVLSNSQHTSRKLKHIGRLRTEHLAFVLPDDHLYLDEFEKRVPEDPSPYLLVRHGNKGTILIPCRTASRGNFPLNGTYFQDHEVFADDSSSRLPIDIDELFLEGLEKCIVYFGSSIHSITKGQTRQDIEDCYKKGYVCIRGFDRWTRSPRRLCAALHSINEKKEDSRKQKEGAGLGKSNEQKAPSTN